The following coding sequences lie in one Kribbella sp. NBC_00709 genomic window:
- a CDS encoding glycine betaine ABC transporter substrate-binding protein, producing the protein MKRLMAMACAVALVLSGCGLGTSGGFVPTGALQGPLRSVKSLDGLSIAIGSKNFQEQLILGKIAAILMRSAGAHVQDLTNMPGSDTSRQAMIGGQIQMAWEYTGTAWISYLGHDTGIPDKQKQYDAVRKEDAEKYGLVWLKPAPMNNSYGFAMTRKESDRLHLTKLSQVASLPMKERTFCVESEFANRNDGFEPMLEHYGIPLGSGVPRNNIRTLDTGAVYAATSHGDCRFGEIYTTDGRIKSLDLVVLQDDKKYFPAYNVAPVISKKVLDKYPQLQDLLQPVSDKLTDPVLIDLNAQVDVDGREPADVAMDWLVKEGFVSRD; encoded by the coding sequence ATGAAGCGGCTGATGGCAATGGCCTGTGCGGTCGCGCTGGTGCTGAGCGGATGTGGACTGGGGACCAGCGGCGGTTTCGTGCCGACCGGTGCGCTCCAAGGTCCGCTGCGCTCGGTGAAGAGCCTGGACGGCCTCTCGATCGCGATCGGGTCGAAGAACTTCCAGGAGCAGCTGATCCTCGGCAAGATCGCCGCGATCCTGATGCGATCGGCCGGCGCGCACGTGCAGGACCTGACGAACATGCCCGGCAGCGACACGTCCCGGCAGGCGATGATCGGCGGCCAGATCCAGATGGCCTGGGAGTACACCGGCACCGCCTGGATCTCGTACCTCGGCCACGACACCGGCATCCCCGACAAGCAGAAGCAGTACGACGCGGTGCGGAAGGAGGACGCGGAGAAGTACGGGCTGGTGTGGCTGAAGCCGGCGCCGATGAACAACAGCTACGGCTTCGCGATGACCCGGAAGGAATCCGACCGGCTGCACCTCACCAAGCTGTCGCAGGTCGCGTCGTTGCCGATGAAGGAGCGGACGTTCTGCGTCGAGTCCGAGTTCGCGAACCGGAACGACGGCTTCGAGCCGATGCTCGAGCACTACGGGATCCCGCTGGGCTCCGGCGTACCGCGGAACAACATCCGGACCCTGGACACCGGCGCGGTGTATGCCGCGACCAGTCATGGAGACTGCCGGTTCGGGGAGATCTACACGACCGACGGGCGGATCAAGTCGCTGGATCTCGTCGTACTGCAGGACGACAAGAAGTACTTCCCGGCGTACAACGTGGCGCCGGTGATCAGTAAGAAGGTGCTGGACAAGTACCCGCAGCTGCAGGACCTGCTGCAGCCGGTGTCGGACAAGCTGACCGACCCGGTGCTGATCGACCTCAACGCCCAGGTCGACGTCGACGGACGCGAGCCCGCCGACGTCGCCATGGACTGGTTGGTGAAGGAGGGTTTCGTCAGCCGTGACTGA
- a CDS encoding DHA2 family efflux MFS transporter permease subunit, whose product MSTALENPPDTTTAASGTPYRWRWIVLATILIAEIMDLVDATIVNIAAPSIRAELGGSESAMQWMLAGYTLAFAIGLITFGRLGDLVGRRRLFLIGALGFTVASAVCGLATSPELLIGSRVAQGLLGAVMIPQGFAILKSIFPSEELGKAFAMFGPVMGLSAVAGPILAGVLIDANWFDAGWRTIFFINVPIGIAALVGASKFMPEVKMPGASRLDTAGVLLVSLASGLLIYPLVQGRELGWPLWTILMVASSIVVFALFGWRERRSGNPVIDPSLFRNRGYVAGLGVITTFFLAMNGFMLVFNLFTQLGLHYSPLKAGLAMVPFSLGIAIGAPLSGGLLAPKLGRKALQLGVAVMTVAMAGVWFTLHTYGDATTIWNLVPATLATGIGAGLVFAPLFDIILASIDDQAAGSASGVLTAMQQYGGAIGVAVIGTVFFQLLPAHAFLGATKTSVLVAIGLFIISLAVTFLLPKRAREQVSHG is encoded by the coding sequence ATGAGCACCGCACTGGAAAATCCGCCCGACACCACGACCGCCGCGAGTGGTACGCCGTACCGCTGGCGCTGGATCGTGCTCGCGACGATCCTGATCGCCGAGATCATGGACCTGGTCGACGCGACCATCGTCAACATCGCGGCCCCGTCGATCCGGGCCGAGCTCGGCGGCTCCGAGTCGGCCATGCAGTGGATGCTGGCCGGCTACACGCTGGCCTTCGCGATCGGGCTGATCACCTTCGGCCGGCTCGGCGACCTGGTCGGCCGCCGCCGGTTGTTCCTGATCGGCGCCCTCGGATTCACCGTCGCGTCCGCGGTCTGCGGGCTGGCGACCAGCCCCGAACTGCTGATCGGCAGCCGCGTCGCGCAGGGTCTGCTCGGCGCGGTGATGATCCCGCAGGGCTTCGCGATCCTGAAGTCGATCTTCCCGTCCGAGGAGCTCGGCAAGGCGTTCGCGATGTTCGGCCCGGTGATGGGATTGTCGGCAGTCGCCGGCCCGATCCTCGCCGGCGTGCTGATCGACGCGAACTGGTTCGACGCCGGCTGGCGCACGATCTTCTTCATCAACGTGCCGATCGGCATCGCGGCCCTCGTCGGCGCGTCGAAGTTCATGCCCGAGGTGAAGATGCCCGGCGCCTCCCGCCTCGACACCGCCGGGGTGCTGCTCGTCAGCCTCGCCTCGGGTCTGCTGATCTACCCGCTCGTCCAGGGCCGTGAGCTCGGCTGGCCGTTGTGGACAATCCTCATGGTGGCCAGCTCGATTGTCGTCTTTGCGCTGTTCGGCTGGCGGGAGCGCCGCTCCGGCAACCCGGTCATCGACCCGTCGCTGTTCCGCAACCGCGGGTACGTCGCCGGCCTCGGCGTCATCACCACGTTCTTCCTCGCGATGAACGGCTTCATGCTGGTCTTCAACCTGTTCACCCAGCTCGGTCTGCACTACAGCCCGCTGAAGGCCGGCCTCGCGATGGTGCCGTTCTCACTCGGCATCGCGATCGGCGCGCCGCTGTCCGGCGGTCTGCTCGCCCCGAAGCTCGGCCGCAAGGCGCTGCAGCTCGGTGTCGCAGTGATGACGGTGGCGATGGCCGGCGTCTGGTTCACGCTGCACACGTACGGCGACGCGACCACGATCTGGAACCTGGTCCCGGCGACGCTCGCCACCGGAATCGGCGCCGGCCTGGTCTTCGCTCCGCTGTTCGACATCATCCTGGCCTCGATCGACGACCAGGCCGCCGGCTCGGCGTCCGGCGTACTGACCGCGATGCAGCAGTACGGCGGCGCCATCGGCGTCGCGGTGATCGGCACTGTGTTCTTCCAGCTGCTGCCGGCCCACGCCTTCCTCGGCGCCACCAAGACGTCGGTCCTGGTCGCGATCGGGCTGTTCATCATCAGTCTGGCTGTCACCTTCCTGCTGCCCAAGCGGGCCCGGGAGCAGGTCAGTCACGGCTGA
- a CDS encoding TetR/AcrR family transcriptional regulator has product MTQPPWQPITPAKPTRAPKEPLNRERIVDAAMRVLVDQGYEAVSMRKIAQALGTGPASLYAHVANKRELDQLLVERAAAQMRYDDAVDPARWQEQLKAMMREMLRAMRANPGVARAAIGTVPLGERALMSTERILTLLKAGNIPDQAAAWAVDLIPLYVTAVAFEETVQGASDWTPEDVERFVGGLRSYFESLPADRFPLSVALSGPLTSGASGDERFEFGIAVITAGLASLAEKN; this is encoded by the coding sequence ATGACCCAACCCCCGTGGCAGCCGATCACCCCCGCGAAGCCCACCCGCGCGCCGAAGGAGCCGCTCAACCGGGAGCGGATCGTCGACGCTGCGATGCGGGTGCTGGTCGACCAGGGGTACGAGGCGGTCTCGATGCGCAAGATCGCGCAGGCGCTCGGCACCGGACCGGCCTCGCTCTACGCGCATGTCGCGAACAAGCGCGAGCTGGATCAACTGCTGGTCGAGCGGGCCGCCGCGCAGATGAGGTACGACGATGCGGTCGATCCGGCCCGCTGGCAGGAGCAGCTGAAGGCGATGATGCGCGAGATGCTGCGGGCGATGCGGGCCAATCCAGGTGTCGCGCGGGCCGCGATCGGCACCGTACCGCTGGGGGAGCGGGCACTGATGAGCACCGAGCGGATCCTGACGCTGCTGAAGGCGGGCAACATCCCGGATCAGGCGGCGGCGTGGGCGGTCGACCTGATCCCGCTCTACGTGACGGCCGTCGCCTTCGAGGAGACGGTGCAGGGCGCGTCCGACTGGACGCCCGAGGATGTCGAGCGATTCGTCGGCGGGCTCCGGTCGTACTTCGAGTCGCTGCCGGCCGATCGCTTCCCGCTGAGCGTGGCCCTGTCGGGCCCGCTGACGTCCGGTGCCAGCGGCGACGAGCGGTTCGAGTTCGGCATCGCGGTGATCACCGCCGGGCTGGCGTCACTCGCCGAGAAGAACTGA
- a CDS encoding MFS transporter, which yields MDAETQPPKGSQPPRATPTVEHEQSPAVLRKAIAASAIGNATEWFDYGIYAYGVTYISAAIFPGDTQSATLLALMTFAVSFLVRPLGGLVWGPLGDRLGRKHVLAITILMMSGATLCAGLVPSFDTIGYWAPALLVVLRMIQGFSTGGEYGGAATFMAEYAPSRKRGFLGSFLEFGTLAGFSAGALLMLFFSLVLGDDAMHAWGWRLPFLVAAPLGLVGVYLRSRLEDTPVFRELEAKGQKEEQTAHQFKDLLAGYWAPILRLGGMVIALNVVNYTLLTYMPTYLEKEIGLSSDQSLIVPIIGMLMMMVFVPFAGRMSDRVGRKPLWWASLAGLFVFGVPMFLLMGTNLAGAIIGFAVLGLLYVPQLATISATFPAMFPTHVRYAGFAIAYNVSTSLFGGTAPAVNDWLTQKLGDSLVPAYYMMAACVVGAIALARVPETSRCPINGTEIPGTEDAPPPVALEPAPAKA from the coding sequence GTGGACGCCGAGACCCAGCCCCCGAAGGGCTCCCAGCCGCCCCGGGCTACGCCCACAGTCGAGCATGAGCAGTCGCCCGCCGTACTGAGGAAGGCGATCGCCGCCTCGGCGATCGGCAACGCGACCGAATGGTTCGACTACGGCATCTACGCGTACGGCGTGACGTACATCTCGGCCGCGATCTTCCCCGGCGACACCCAGAGCGCGACGCTGCTGGCGCTGATGACGTTCGCCGTCTCATTCCTGGTCCGGCCGCTCGGCGGTCTGGTCTGGGGACCGCTCGGCGACCGGCTCGGCCGCAAGCACGTGCTGGCGATCACGATCCTGATGATGTCCGGCGCGACCCTGTGCGCCGGTCTCGTCCCGTCGTTCGACACGATCGGCTACTGGGCGCCGGCGCTGCTCGTCGTGCTCCGGATGATCCAGGGCTTCTCGACCGGCGGCGAGTACGGCGGTGCCGCGACCTTCATGGCCGAGTACGCGCCGAGCCGCAAGCGCGGGTTCCTCGGCAGCTTCCTGGAGTTCGGCACGCTGGCCGGCTTCTCCGCCGGTGCGTTGCTGATGCTGTTCTTCTCGCTGGTGCTCGGCGACGACGCGATGCACGCGTGGGGCTGGCGGCTGCCGTTCCTCGTCGCCGCGCCGCTCGGTCTGGTCGGGGTCTACCTCCGGTCCCGGCTGGAGGACACCCCGGTCTTCCGCGAGCTCGAGGCGAAGGGCCAGAAGGAAGAGCAGACGGCGCATCAGTTCAAGGACCTGCTGGCCGGCTACTGGGCCCCGATCCTGCGGCTCGGCGGCATGGTGATCGCGCTGAACGTCGTCAACTACACGCTGCTGACCTACATGCCGACGTACCTCGAGAAGGAGATCGGGCTGAGTTCGGACCAGTCGCTGATCGTGCCGATCATCGGCATGCTGATGATGATGGTGTTCGTGCCGTTCGCCGGCCGGATGTCGGACCGGGTCGGCCGCAAACCGCTGTGGTGGGCGTCGCTGGCCGGGCTCTTCGTGTTCGGCGTGCCGATGTTCCTGCTGATGGGGACGAATCTGGCCGGCGCGATCATCGGGTTCGCCGTACTCGGGCTGCTCTACGTGCCGCAGCTGGCGACGATCTCGGCGACCTTCCCGGCGATGTTCCCGACCCACGTCCGGTACGCCGGGTTCGCGATCGCGTACAACGTGTCGACATCGCTCTTCGGCGGTACGGCGCCCGCGGTCAACGACTGGCTCACCCAGAAACTGGGCGACTCGCTGGTCCCGGCGTACTACATGATGGCGGCCTGCGTGGTCGGCGCGATCGCATTGGCCCGGGTGCCGGAGACCTCGCGGTGCCCGATCAACGGCACCGAGATCCCAGGCACCGAGGACGCCCCGCCGCCCGTCGCCCTCGAACCCGCCCCCGCCAAGGCCTGA
- a CDS encoding aspartate aminotransferase family protein: MAELSQILKQATGVVAARGVGVQLFDEDDRRYLDFTAGIGVTSTGHCHPRVVAAAQEQVAKIIHAQYTTVMHRPLLDLVDRLGQVLPRHLDRMFFANSGSEAIEAALRLVRQATGRPNVIVFHGGFHGRTVAAASMTTSGTKFRSGFSPLMAGVHVSPFPDPGHFGWPVEQATDFALSQLDYVLQTLSTPADTAAFFVEPVLGEGGYVPANERFFAGLRERADAHGILLVVDEVQTGFGRTGKFWGGDHFGSHPDVLVTAKGLASGFPLSGIAASAELMEKAWPGSQGGTYGANAVACAAALATLDVIEDEGLVQNSADRGAQLKQALQLVADKHERITDVRGLGLMIGNEFRDADGKPDAATATAVQQEAARRGLLLLTCGAWGQVVRFIPALVVSPDEIDEAAGLWSDAVSAVIG; encoded by the coding sequence GTGGCCGAGCTCTCGCAGATCCTGAAGCAGGCGACCGGCGTCGTCGCCGCCCGCGGTGTGGGCGTGCAACTGTTCGACGAGGACGACCGCAGGTATCTGGATTTCACCGCCGGCATCGGCGTCACCTCGACCGGGCACTGCCACCCGCGCGTCGTCGCGGCCGCCCAGGAGCAGGTCGCCAAGATCATCCACGCGCAGTACACGACCGTGATGCACCGGCCGCTGCTCGACCTGGTCGATCGGCTCGGCCAGGTCCTCCCCCGGCACCTCGACCGGATGTTCTTCGCGAACTCCGGCAGCGAGGCGATCGAGGCGGCGCTGCGACTCGTCCGGCAGGCGACCGGCCGACCTAACGTGATCGTGTTCCACGGCGGCTTCCACGGCCGGACCGTGGCCGCGGCCTCGATGACGACGTCCGGCACGAAGTTCCGCTCCGGCTTCAGCCCGTTGATGGCCGGTGTCCACGTCTCGCCGTTCCCGGACCCCGGCCACTTCGGCTGGCCGGTCGAACAGGCGACCGACTTCGCACTCAGCCAACTCGACTACGTGCTGCAGACCCTGAGTACCCCGGCCGACACCGCGGCGTTCTTCGTCGAGCCGGTCCTCGGCGAAGGCGGGTACGTGCCGGCGAACGAGCGGTTCTTCGCCGGGCTGCGGGAGCGCGCCGACGCGCACGGGATCCTGCTCGTGGTCGACGAGGTGCAGACGGGCTTCGGGCGGACCGGCAAGTTCTGGGGCGGCGACCACTTCGGTTCGCATCCGGACGTGCTGGTCACCGCGAAGGGCCTGGCCTCCGGCTTCCCGCTGTCCGGGATCGCCGCGTCGGCGGAGCTGATGGAGAAGGCGTGGCCGGGCTCGCAGGGCGGTACGTACGGCGCGAACGCAGTGGCGTGCGCGGCGGCGCTGGCGACTCTCGACGTGATCGAAGACGAAGGCCTGGTGCAGAACTCGGCCGACCGCGGCGCGCAATTGAAGCAGGCGCTGCAGTTGGTCGCGGACAAGCACGAGCGGATCACCGATGTGCGCGGGCTCGGTCTGATGATCGGCAACGAGTTCCGGGACGCGGACGGTAAGCCTGACGCGGCGACGGCGACCGCAGTACAGCAGGAGGCGGCCCGTCGGGGGTTGCTGCTACTTACCTGCGGTGCCTGGGGTCAGGTCGTCCGGTTCATCCCGGCCCTGGTTGTCTCCCCCGATGAGATCGACGAGGCTGCGGGGCTCTGGTCCGACGCAGTCTCCGCCGTCATCGGCTGA
- a CDS encoding NAD-dependent succinate-semialdehyde dehydrogenase, translating into MDESSVVEARVVEAVEKRLFIDGKWAEATRGATFDVVDPSTGEVLCAVADASPADGRAALEAAVAAQPDFARTSPRERADMLMTAYGLLMERVDDLALLMTLEMGKPLPEARGEIAYAAEFFRHFAGEALRIDGGYQTAPAGNARFLIAKQPVGPCLLIIPWNFPMAMGTRKLGPAIAAGCTSVIKPAHQTPLSMLALMEILAEAGVPAGAVNCVTAMDAGGVMEPLIRSGLARKLSFTGSTRVGRVLLEQCAEKVLRTSLELGGNAPFIVFEDADLDEAVTGALAAKMRNMGEACTAANRIFVHNSVIDEFGRRLAARMGALTVGRGTEPDVNVGPLIDEAGLEKVRSLVADAVDRGATVLTGGEVAAGNGFFYPPTVLTGVPREAAMVDQEIFGPVAPLTPFSTEDEVVRAANDTEYGLVAYVFTNDLRRALRVAESIDTGMVGLNQGVVSNPAAPFGGVKQSGLGREGGSVGIDEYLETKYIGIAVS; encoded by the coding sequence ATGGACGAGTCCAGCGTGGTCGAGGCCAGGGTGGTCGAGGCGGTCGAGAAGCGGCTGTTCATCGACGGGAAGTGGGCCGAGGCGACTCGCGGGGCGACCTTCGACGTTGTCGATCCGTCCACCGGCGAGGTGCTCTGCGCAGTGGCCGATGCGTCACCGGCCGATGGGCGGGCCGCGCTCGAGGCAGCGGTGGCCGCGCAGCCGGACTTCGCCCGGACCTCGCCGCGAGAGCGTGCCGACATGCTGATGACGGCGTACGGGCTGTTGATGGAGCGGGTCGACGACCTGGCGCTGCTGATGACGCTGGAGATGGGCAAGCCGTTGCCGGAGGCGCGCGGCGAGATCGCCTACGCGGCCGAGTTCTTCCGGCACTTCGCCGGCGAGGCGCTCCGGATCGACGGCGGGTACCAGACCGCGCCGGCCGGCAACGCGCGCTTCCTGATCGCGAAGCAGCCGGTCGGTCCATGCCTGCTGATCATCCCGTGGAACTTCCCGATGGCGATGGGGACCCGCAAACTCGGTCCGGCGATCGCGGCCGGCTGCACGAGCGTCATCAAGCCCGCCCACCAGACCCCGCTGTCGATGCTGGCGTTGATGGAGATCCTGGCCGAGGCCGGCGTACCGGCCGGGGCGGTCAACTGTGTCACCGCGATGGACGCAGGCGGCGTGATGGAGCCGCTGATCCGATCCGGGCTGGCGCGGAAGCTGTCCTTCACCGGCTCGACGCGGGTCGGCCGGGTCCTGCTCGAGCAGTGTGCGGAGAAGGTACTGCGGACCTCGCTCGAACTGGGCGGCAATGCGCCGTTCATCGTGTTCGAGGACGCCGATCTGGACGAAGCGGTGACGGGTGCGCTCGCGGCGAAGATGCGGAACATGGGCGAGGCGTGTACGGCGGCCAATCGTATTTTTGTGCACAATTCGGTGATCGACGAGTTCGGCCGTCGGCTCGCGGCGCGGATGGGAGCGCTGACCGTCGGACGCGGGACCGAGCCGGACGTGAACGTCGGGCCGCTGATCGACGAGGCCGGGCTGGAGAAGGTGCGGTCGCTGGTAGCGGACGCGGTCGACCGCGGGGCGACCGTGCTGACCGGGGGAGAAGTTGCTGCTGGCAACGGGTTCTTCTACCCGCCGACGGTGCTGACCGGCGTACCGCGTGAGGCCGCGATGGTGGACCAGGAGATCTTCGGACCGGTGGCGCCGCTGACCCCGTTCAGCACCGAGGACGAGGTGGTACGCGCCGCCAACGACACGGAGTACGGTCTGGTCGCCTACGTCTTCACGAACGATCTCCGCCGGGCGCTGCGGGTCGCGGAGTCGATCGATACCGGCATGGTCGGCCTCAACCAGGGCGTCGTCTCGAACCCAGCGGCTCCCTTCGGAGGCGTCAAGCAGTCGGGCCTGGGCCGCGAAGGCGGGTCCGTCGGCATCGACGAGTACCTCGAAACGAAGTACATCGGCATCGCCGTGTCCTGA
- a CDS encoding GntR family transcriptional regulator, whose amino-acid sequence MTSYIEPLAQESTPSIIADKLRLAIGHGELKPGMQLGEADLARKLGVSRGPLREGMQRLTQEGLLVSIRNRGLFVIDMTPEDVRDMYLAREAIERAAALQIILRGDHEAAGTALAAIADRMTGADGDPAAVGELDIEFHELLVRLACSPRLSRMHQTSITETRMCIHALEETYLATDARAVEHLRLAEAIRTGDAALTEQLLIAHMDDAVQRLVNR is encoded by the coding sequence GTGACCAGTTACATCGAGCCGCTGGCTCAGGAGTCGACGCCGAGCATCATCGCCGACAAACTCCGGCTGGCGATCGGCCACGGCGAGCTGAAGCCCGGCATGCAGCTCGGCGAGGCCGACCTGGCCCGCAAGCTCGGCGTCAGCCGCGGACCGCTGCGGGAAGGCATGCAACGACTGACGCAGGAGGGGCTGCTGGTCTCGATCCGCAACCGCGGCCTGTTCGTCATCGACATGACGCCCGAGGACGTCCGCGACATGTACCTGGCGCGCGAGGCGATCGAACGCGCCGCGGCCCTGCAGATCATCCTGCGCGGTGACCACGAGGCGGCCGGAACGGCACTCGCCGCGATCGCCGACCGGATGACCGGAGCCGACGGAGATCCGGCCGCGGTCGGCGAGCTCGACATCGAGTTCCACGAGCTCCTCGTGCGGCTGGCCTGCAGCCCCCGGTTGTCGCGGATGCACCAGACGTCCATCACCGAGACCCGGATGTGCATCCACGCGCTGGAGGAGACGTACCTCGCCACCGACGCCCGTGCCGTCGAGCATCTGCGCCTCGCCGAGGCGATCCGGACCGGCGACGCCGCGCTCACCGAGCAGCTCCTGATCGCCCACATGGACGACGCCGTACAACGCCTCGTCAACCGCTGA
- a CDS encoding maleate cis-trans isomerase family protein, translating to MVTVGLLYPGHSAEDDYPALEARLDGAVKLPVVITSVGEDAHRVDALLDLGRAERLAEGASELASSQPDAVMWACTSGSFVFGPEGARIQASGVAQALGVPASSTSIAFVDACTQLGIRRVAIAASYPEDVAQHFVRFLTGGGVEVVSMGSHGIITAAEVGTLGPEQVVAMVKAADHPDAEAILVPDTAMHTLEIVDELEAAVGKPVLTANQVTVWKGLALVGPVPCLPGLGTLFSRDTRGTSQ from the coding sequence ATGGTCACGGTAGGCCTGCTCTATCCCGGACACAGCGCCGAGGACGACTACCCCGCGCTCGAGGCCAGGCTCGACGGAGCGGTCAAACTGCCGGTCGTGATCACCTCCGTGGGCGAGGACGCGCACCGGGTCGACGCGCTGCTCGATCTCGGCCGCGCGGAGCGACTCGCCGAAGGCGCCTCCGAGCTCGCGTCCTCCCAACCGGACGCGGTGATGTGGGCGTGCACGTCGGGCAGTTTCGTGTTCGGGCCGGAGGGCGCCCGCATCCAGGCCTCGGGCGTCGCGCAGGCGCTCGGCGTACCCGCATCGTCCACCTCGATCGCGTTCGTCGACGCCTGCACCCAGCTCGGCATCCGGCGGGTCGCGATCGCCGCGTCGTACCCGGAAGATGTCGCGCAGCACTTCGTCCGGTTCCTGACCGGCGGCGGCGTCGAGGTGGTGTCGATGGGCAGCCACGGCATCATCACCGCCGCGGAGGTCGGGACGCTGGGTCCGGAGCAGGTCGTCGCGATGGTGAAGGCCGCCGACCACCCGGACGCCGAGGCGATCCTGGTGCCGGACACCGCGATGCACACATTGGAGATTGTCGACGAGCTGGAGGCGGCGGTCGGCAAGCCAGTACTCACGGCGAACCAGGTGACGGTCTGGAAAGGCCTGGCGTTGGTCGGCCCGGTACCTTGTCTGCCAGGTCTGGGCACGCTGTTCAGCAGGGATACAAGGGGGACGTCGCAGTGA